The genomic stretch AGTACATATTGGTGATAATTGTATGATGGCGCCTGGAGTTCATATTTATACGGCAACGCATCCGCTTGATCCAGTAGAACGTAATAGTGGGCTAGAGCTTGGTAAACCAGTTGAAATTGGCGATAATGTTTGGATTGGTGGTCGGGCAATTATTAATCCAGGGGTTAAGCTTGGAAATAATGTCGTGGTTGCTTCAGGCGCAGTTGTAACGAAAAGCTTCCCCGATAATGTCGTTCTTGCCGGCAACCCAGCACGCGTTATTAAAACAATTGAGGTTGAGGAAAAATGATTATTGCAGATTCAAAGATTTTTGAACAAATGGAAAACGAATTAGCGAAAGCAAAAGCAGCAACCACAAAAGCGAGTCAAGATAAGCATTTGCATGGTTTGATGCTGCTTGTTCAGCTTGCAAAAACAGGCGATGAGACAACTGCGGCTGTAGAACCGATTGCTATTCAGTCAGCAGAACCGGCGCAAATTGCAAGTATGGACGGGAAGAAAATAGAGTTAGAAGACGGCGCGAACGGAGACTCGTTGCTTGATTTTTAGGGGGTAACTATGAAAAAAACAATTATTACGGGAGCCACTTTTGCAGGGCTGGCAGTTTTACTAGGGGCTTTTGGGGCACATGCTTTAAAAGACGTACTTGGAAGTTATGCGAGTACTTGGGAAACCGGCGTTCAGTACCAAATGTTTCACGCAGGAGGCATTTTAGTTGTAGGGCTATTGATGGAAAAACAAGCTAGTCGGCTTTACACATGGGCAGCGATTTTATTTTCGGTCGGAATTGTCTTTTTCTCGGGTAGTTTGTATGTGTTAAGTATTTCTAAAGTATCCATTTTAGGTGCGATTACGCCTATCGGTGGTGTTTGCTTTGTCGTTGGTTGGTTCTTGCTAATTTTAGGAGTATCAAGAAGAACGATGAGTAGATATTAAATCAAAATAATCGTCTTTTCGCGTTCATTTCAGTGAAAAGACGATTGTTTTTTCTTATTGGCAAATAAGTGCTAAAATAAAGGAATCATAATTTATAAGGAGACAGCAATTACATGACTTATGCACTTGAAATAAAAGGGTTAAGAAAAATTTATTCCACTGGGGTCGAAGCGTTACGCGGTGTGGATTTAACGGTAGAAGAAGGAGATTTTTATGCACTGCTTGGTCCTAATGGTGCCGGGAAATCAACGACGATTGGTATTATTACTTCACTAGTCAATAAAACATCTGGTCAAGTAAGCGTATTTGGCTATGATCTCGATACAGATATTGTCCGGGCAAAACAGCAAATCGGACTAGTTCCGCAAGAGTTTAACTTTAATCCGTTCGAAACGGTTCAGCAAATCGTTGTTAACCAAGCTGGCTATTACGGTGTTTCTCGTAAGGAAGCTATCAAACGTAGCGAAAAATATTTAAAACAATCGAATTTGTGGGAGAAGCGGAATGAACGTGCGCGGATGCTCTCGGGCGGGATGAAACGCCGCTTGATGATTGCGCGTGCTCTCATGCATGAACCGAAGCTGCTTATTTTAGATGAACCGACTGCTGGGGTCGACATTGAACTTAGACGTGAGATGTGGACGTTTTTAAGAGAGTTAAACGAAAGTGGTACGACGATTATTTTGACGACGCATTATTTAGAAGAAGCAGAGATGCTTTGTCGTAATATCGGTATTATTCAATCTGGGGAGTTAATTGAGAATACCAGCATGAAATCACTACTTTCTAAATTGCAATTTGAAACGTTTATTTTTGATTTAGAACCGTATGAAGAAGCTTTCGAAATTACGGGTTATAATCATGTGTTTGAAGATAAGCAAACTTTGTCTGTGGAAGTGGAACGTAATCAGGGAGTTAACCATATCTTTGAGCAATTAAGCGAACACGGTATTAAAGTGCTTTCGATGCGTAATAAATCGAATCGCCTGGAAGAACTATTCTTGAAAATTACAGAAGAAAAACATCAAGTGGGGGAGAAACATGTTTAATCTATATTATACAGCTTTAAAAAGTCTAGCTGCGAAAGAAACGAATCGCTATATGCGAATTTGGGTACAAACACTCGTGCCGCCAGTTATCACGACTTCGCTTTACTTTATTATTTTCGGGAAAATGATTGGTAGCCGCATTGGGGAAATGAATGGCTTTTCTTATATGGAGTACATTGTGCCGGGGCTGATTATGATGTCCGTCATTACTAGTTCTTACGCCAATGTATCGTCTTCCTTTTTCTCGCAAAAGTTTCAGAAAAACATTGAAGAAATTCTTGTTGCGCCGGTGCCAACGCATATTATTATTTGGGGCTTTTTGATTGGTGGGATTGGTAGAAGTGTTTTAGTTGGAGCACTTGTCACGCTTATTTCGATGGTGTTTGTGCCGATTCACATTCATTCGTGGACGATTGGTATTATTACCTTCTTAATGACGGCGATTTTATTTTCACTCGCGGGACTTATTAACGGGATTTTCGCTAGATCATTTGACGATGTATCCATTGTCCCAACTTTTGTCTTACAACCGTTAACGTATCTAGGCGGCGTATTCTACGCGATTTCGATGTTACCGCCAATCTGGCAAGCGATTTCTAAAGTGAACCCGATTGTCTATATGATTTCCGGATTCCGCTACGGTTTCCTAGGTGTTACAGATGTACCAGTAGCAATTTCTCTATCCATTCTTGTTGTATTTAGTGCCGTTCTTTACTCGATTTGTTGGTATTTAATTAGTAAAGGGCGAGGACTTCGAAGTTAATAGCGATTTTTTCAAAAAGAGAGCGGATTTCCGTTCTCTTTTTTTCATGTTTACTACAATTCTTTTTCAATTTGATGTTAAACGTTTTAGCGTAAAACTGGAGGGAAGACATTAAGTAATGGGGGTAGTGAAAATGGGAAATAAAAAAGTGAAGCGAAAACTTGGCGCTAATATTTGGTGGATACTTATATTGGCCATTTTAATAATTTTCGTAGCCTACTTAGTCATGGGTTACGTTGCAAAAATATAGGAGGTTTTTATGATGAATAAAGAAAATCCATTAAACAAATACCATACAGGAAAATTTGAAAAGCAACGCCAGGATTATCCTGGTTTGCAAAGTAAAATGACGCCTGTTCCAGATACGGGCGAATCAAGTTATCAAGGCGCGAATAAATTAACCGGGAAAAAAGCCTTTGTAACAGGAGGCGACTCGGGAATAGGTCGAGCTGCGGTAATTGCCTATGCTAGAGAAGGTGCTGATGTCGCGATAAATTATCATCCGGATGAAGAAGTAGATGCACAGGAAGTTAAAGCGATTGTTGAGGAAGCTG from Listeria monocytogenes ATCC 19117 encodes the following:
- a CDS encoding DUF5327 family protein — encoded protein: MIIADSKIFEQMENELAKAKAATTKASQDKHLHGLMLLVQLAKTGDETTAAVEPIAIQSAEPAQIASMDGKKIELEDGANGDSLLDF
- a CDS encoding DUF423 domain-containing protein, encoding MKKTIITGATFAGLAVLLGAFGAHALKDVLGSYASTWETGVQYQMFHAGGILVVGLLMEKQASRLYTWAAILFSVGIVFFSGSLYVLSISKVSILGAITPIGGVCFVVGWFLLILGVSRRTMSRY
- a CDS encoding maltose acetyltransferase domain-containing protein, yielding MKTELEKMIAGEMYDPSDRELAHGRNRARKFCREINDAMDSESRASVLKRLFGGTKENVYVEPDFRVDYGSNIYVGENFYANFDCVILDVCEVHIGDNCMMAPGVHIYTATHPLDPVERNSGLELGKPVEIGDNVWIGGRAIINPGVKLGNNVVVASGAVVTKSFPDNVVLAGNPARVIKTIEVEEK
- a CDS encoding ABC transporter permease, translated to MFNLYYTALKSLAAKETNRYMRIWVQTLVPPVITTSLYFIIFGKMIGSRIGEMNGFSYMEYIVPGLIMMSVITSSYANVSSSFFSQKFQKNIEEILVAPVPTHIIIWGFLIGGIGRSVLVGALVTLISMVFVPIHIHSWTIGIITFLMTAILFSLAGLINGIFARSFDDVSIVPTFVLQPLTYLGGVFYAISMLPPIWQAISKVNPIVYMISGFRYGFLGVTDVPVAISLSILVVFSAVLYSICWYLISKGRGLRS
- a CDS encoding ABC transporter ATP-binding protein, which translates into the protein MTYALEIKGLRKIYSTGVEALRGVDLTVEEGDFYALLGPNGAGKSTTIGIITSLVNKTSGQVSVFGYDLDTDIVRAKQQIGLVPQEFNFNPFETVQQIVVNQAGYYGVSRKEAIKRSEKYLKQSNLWEKRNERARMLSGGMKRRLMIARALMHEPKLLILDEPTAGVDIELRREMWTFLRELNESGTTIILTTHYLEEAEMLCRNIGIIQSGELIENTSMKSLLSKLQFETFIFDLEPYEEAFEITGYNHVFEDKQTLSVEVERNQGVNHIFEQLSEHGIKVLSMRNKSNRLEELFLKITEEKHQVGEKHV